In Pyrus communis chromosome 11, drPyrComm1.1, whole genome shotgun sequence, the sequence GACAAATTACAAAGACTATATCTTTCCACAGCTGGTCTAAAAACCAGATACTACATATAGGGACCTAGTACTCCTCTCCGGCCATTAATGGTTATCGGAGGATATCATCCATCCACTTGGAAGAAGATGAGATTGCTCAGTacaattaaaagataaaaacaCCAGCTGTAATCTTTCTAAAACTAGAAAAAGAAActagccgttgaatttaaaaAGCTCCTTCTAATTTTAGTAAGGTCTTCATTTCTTCACACTTTTCTGCTTCCTTTTGATTTCATCTGCAGGATTACCTTCTCCAGGTTAACTCTAAAGCTAGGAGGCAGCTTAATTCTCAACAGGTGGATACTTTGGCGTTGCGCAAAAGTACGGATATGTGCAACACCACTTGGGTCTGCAGACCCCCATCTTCGTTGGTACATGTCCTCAATAAGGATGGCTTACCTTGTTCCCCTTGATGTCTGGTGGCAGTTGATGGGGTGACACTTGAATCAAGTTCTTGTGTCTTTCTTCTTATCCCTTTCACTACTTTGTTTTGCTGCTCTGTTCTCTGTTGGTCTTGGTGTAGACTTTCTTTGTAGCTGTTTGGCATCTTTGCCATGGTAATACATCTCCAGTttccatatttaaaaaaaaaaaaaaaaaaaaggaaaaagaaaaagaaagaggtaaaatgtaatttatctaaaaataaaaatataacagTTAAATTATACGTAACATtatcacacctctttttacttctcacacacctttctaattttcggccgtcgaatcagatgaattgaagatgatcaacagacagaaattaacaagaacATATGATAAGTAAAAAAACATGTGTGAATGGGACACTCCAACATTAAATTATACGCAAAGATCGCTAACATTTTCCCGTTGTTTAACAGGAAATAAAACGCCTTGCTGACAGAGAAAGAAAACCGAAACTCAGCAAACTGCGATGGAGCCAACAAATGAAAACCCTACCACCGCAATCACGAATCGAAACCTAAACGATCTCCCTGACGAGATCCTCATCCACATCCTCACCTTCCTCCCCACACTAAACTCCGTCGAAACCTCCCTCATCTCCCAGAAATGGCGGCCCCTCTGGTCTCGCGTCCCCTCCCTCGACTTCAACTACCAACTCTTCCCGCCGCACGAGCATCCCTCCCATACCTCCCAGTTCTACGTCGAGTTCGTCGACCGCGCTCTGATTTCCCGCCTTAATTATCCCCTCCACACTTTCCGGCTCTCTTTCCTTTACGACGAACACTACCGCTCCACTGTCGACTCTTGGGTGCGATCTGCCGTCGCCCGCCTCCGCGCTCGGAAGCTCTTTCTCGACTTCTTCATCGAAACCGATGTTCATGACGAGGAGAAACCCCCGTACGATTTCCCTTTCTATGTTCTGAGAGATGGGTGTGTTGAGAAATTATCGCTCACAAGCTGTTATCTTACTCTGCCGGCGAAATTGTCCACCATGCAGTTCCGGTCGATTCGATTCATCTGTTTCAATCACGTTTACTTGGAGGACCAGGCCGTGAAGGATTTGTTATCTGCTTGCCCCAATTTGGAGGTTTTGGAAATTAACAGCTGTTTGGGGCCCCATCATCTGGAGATATGCAGCACAAGTCTTAAAAGGCTAATACTTGAATTTGGGTATATCCCAAAGAAGAAGCAGACGTTATTGGTTGATTGCCCGAAGCTTTGTTCGATCAGTATTGATAGTTGTGAGTTTGAAGAGTGTGTACTAAAGAATGCTTCTTCTTTGGTTGAGTTTCATGTTGATTTTCCGCATCGAATTGATAGGTCGTATCGTCCTTGGAGTAATGTTGTTAGGCTGCTCGAACAAGCACCAAATGTTAAGCATCTTAATGTGCAAAATTGGTGGTTCAAGGTAATCTTTTGACTTGTTTCTCATATATATCGTTGTGGAAATTATGCCAATATATGTAGCTATCTGGTTGGTTTTTGAAGTATGTGTAAGGGTTCTCATAGAAAGGCATAGTTTTGGTGTTTTTCGGCCAAGGATATGCAGCCGTGCACTTGTGAATGTAACTGTGTCTTTTAGGAATTGAAAGAGAAAATAACATGAGAGAATGTAAGGCTTTCGTAGCTTATCGTTGAATCTTGGAATCGGAAGAAAGATGGAAGGGGTAATTAGCTATTCAGGTCTGCTCATTACTACAGGGGTTGGTCTATACATGGGAAttgattagtttttaatttatacaAATTGGTCATGGATTGTTCTCCCAGAAAATTTGTCGACTCTTATATGTCCTatcgttttgttttttgtagCTTAGTATGCATTTCTTATGCCAATATTCTTGGTTTGATAAAACTAGATATTCTCCATTTACGTTTCTTCACTAAGCATAGTGATGTGAGTGGTGATAAATGACATCGGGAAGAAAATTGAACTTCCGATCACTCTGGTTGCTCCACCTAATTGCTTGTGGCAACAAGTTATTAAAACATTTTTGGGTATGGAGTTCTCATTCAAAATGTATCAATGAGATGTTTTAACTTAATGACATTGCACAAAAGTGTTTTGGAAAATTGAAGTCGAACTACCAACATAAGGTCCTGTCTATTGTTTCTTATCCAAGAAGACTACCTTGATTATCACTCATTCTAAGAAGCAGAATTAAGTTATAATTAACCACTGGTGCATAGTTGTCTCTCCTGGAGATTGCGTTTTTCAGATCATCCCTCGGAACTAATTATCTTAAAATTGTGTGTCCGGAAATAAGATCTGGTAGCCGCCTGTCTTACTAACCAGCCATGTGATTCTGTGCTAGACAGGCTTTAATCGCTTTCTTACTCTGTCCGCTTCATTGCTGTGGGGTTTGTGGACTTGGggggttttcaaatttcattttttaccGCTTAACCTACTGGTTCTTAGAGGGATTATGTTGTCGAACATCTTCTGATATTCGTAATTGTTTCCTTTGCATGTGCCCTCAGTTTCTGACATCAAAGAATACTTTTCCCGAAAGTTTTATTCTCCACAATCTGAAGCTGTTGGTGCTGCGAACTGGGTTTACCCAATATGATCTTGTTGGCATGGCTGCACTGCTTAAACTTTGTCCCAATCTTGAGACACTGATTCTAGAATATCCTTTCAAAATGGAGAAAGACGTGAGTACTTTTACACACAGAATTATAGCAATGCTTGATGTTActtatcattctattttatgtTTCGTGCTGCATATCTAAAATTTGATGTTCTAATTTCCAGGAGAGTTTACCAGAAGAGCTCTTAAAGAAACCAGTTCATTTCAGCATGCCGAGTCTCAAGCAAGTTAAAATGAAAGCGTATAACGGACGAAAAAAACAAGgtagttttgtgaaaaccttgaTGAAGCAAGGAGTTGTCCTGGAAAAGATTGTCCTCCTTCTCGACCAAGTTGGCCAGAACGAACCGCTTCCTCCGATAATTCTAAATAGAAATGTTTCACAAGCTTGGGAGATAGTCACAGAACCAAATAGTGGATAGACTATGAGGTTTAAATGGGGAATGCAAAACCCTGGAGCTCTGAGGCCTTCAACTTTAAACTTTCAACTGCTGTTTTCGTATATTGAATTAGACTTTTGGATTGAGCTCTGTAATTAGATTTCTATGACATTGACTGGGACTgcattttcttgttcttgtatATATGAAGAGTTTGCAGCAT encodes:
- the LOC137709389 gene encoding F-box/LRR-repeat protein At3g26922-like translates to MEPTNENPTTAITNRNLNDLPDEILIHILTFLPTLNSVETSLISQKWRPLWSRVPSLDFNYQLFPPHEHPSHTSQFYVEFVDRALISRLNYPLHTFRLSFLYDEHYRSTVDSWVRSAVARLRARKLFLDFFIETDVHDEEKPPYDFPFYVLRDGCVEKLSLTSCYLTLPAKLSTMQFRSIRFICFNHVYLEDQAVKDLLSACPNLEVLEINSCLGPHHLEICSTSLKRLILEFGYIPKKKQTLLVDCPKLCSISIDSCEFEECVLKNASSLVEFHVDFPHRIDRSYRPWSNVVRLLEQAPNVKHLNVQNWWFKFLTSKNTFPESFILHNLKLLVLRTGFTQYDLVGMAALLKLCPNLETLILEYPFKMEKDESLPEELLKKPVHFSMPSLKQVKMKAYNGRKKQGSFVKTLMKQGVVLEKIVLLLDQVGQNEPLPPIILNRNVSQAWEIVTEPNSG